The Oncorhynchus tshawytscha isolate Ot180627B linkage group LG27, Otsh_v2.0, whole genome shotgun sequence genome includes the window AGCATAGGCCATACCACCCGTTTTGAAGTCCATTCGCTCATTTTTCATGCCTCTGACATGTGGTAGCCTAATGATAAATCATGGTGGAATAGCTTACAGTTTTCtttacattttgttttaattattgtgaTAGGGTCATGTATTTTGCTGGGAAGCAGTACTGGACTGTACcgccttactttcacccctgtCTTCCTCGCCCTcgccctctctatctcccaccctcactctctctctctctcctcatctctgctATTACTCATTTGCAGTGTGGGGTGTTAATGGGACTAGGTTGATTTGTGTGTGACGATGGGAATGCTTTATTACCTTACCGGCCAGAGCTTGTCAGGATTTCACATTCTTTTTTTGTGCAGAATTATagaatgtgtgtgtactgttcaAAACAGGTCAGAGGATACAAAATGAAGCATAACATAGGCCTACGTTTACTTTTAACTGCTGGCTTTAAGGTCATTAGTCAGTTGACAAACGGTGGATGGCTTGATGTGTCAGCTGTGTAAAGGAGTTCATCAAACATTCaaactgtgtgtgtttgcgtgtgtgtcagAATGCCGTTGCTACACCTGACTGGCTGCGGTAGATCAGATCTGGCCAGCCACCTCTTGCTGCTGTCTTTACAGCTTGGCCATGGGAGGGGCCAGGGTGGTTGCGTGAGTGATCTTTAGCCTCCTGTCAGGGATCAGAAAAACACTTATTAACTGAGAGGAATGCAAACAAGCGAGAGCTAGAACACAGGACAAGACATGGGATGGAGGAGTAGGAGGGGTGCCCCCATCTTGTAAACTCCTCACACAGGGATTCATCCAGAACATTCTAGAACAATGGAGTTCCACTGGGGTGTAGGTCCTAGAACACTGTGACCTTTTATATGTTACAGAATACAACATATTACACAGCATGTTGCTCTTACATAGTTTTAGTAAGTTGCATTTGTACTCTTTTCTGTTACTCAGGTTAAAAGCATCTAATAATTGAATTCATGTTTCATATGTTATCACCTGACACAACTTCATTTACAAGGCCACGAAGGTATGTTCTCTTGCAAGGTACCCTGTAGACTGTTGTGAGAGGTGTGAGGGAGAATTGCCACCTGTTTTGTCTCTACATCCCTATAGTCACAATGTTATAACTTGTGAAAGTGGCTTGGGAGTAGAGCAGGCAGGAAGGGCCATGGGTCGTCCCCTTGTCACACTGAGAGGGTGCCAATGCAAGTACACTGAGACTGAAGACAAATGACAACAGATTTAACAGATTAGTGCCAGAGGACCCACAGCACTTGGATGAGACTGAGCGTGATGTTGAGGATGTGAGGTGTTAGACCCTCTCTGTGGTGTGCCATTGTTTGCTAATGGTTTAGAGCTAGGCAGTCAGTTTTACCACTGCCCTCAAGATCTGTTTGCAAACCATCCTGATTGCTGGATATGTGTAGCCTATAAACAGACATCCTGAACTTTTCTTTCGTTTGAATGTGAACGTATGTTTTGGTGGACGGTAGTGGGGTTGGTACAAAGGTAGCCAGGCCTGTCAAAGGTAGTGGGGTTGGTACATTTGGTTTAGTATTTCATTGCAGGGGGCTGGATTATTTCCTACATTTTACTCGTTACATCTCCACAATTTTATTGGACTGGTAACTCAAGTAAATGAAATGTAAAAGGCCCAATGTACCATACCATAGTAAATACTGGATGTTGACTTTGTGTAAATTCCTCTGTCTGTATTTTGTCGTTACATTTGTCTATTGCTGGCAGCACCACATCACTAAGTCAAATTCCGGGTATGTTTAAATGGACTTGGTGAATAGAAGTGATTTTGATCCTAAAGAATTGTAATCTTCAATCTAAACATCTACTTCTCTTCACTGAGCGCTATAACCTTGCAAGCAATAAGGATGACCTTTTAGTGTGACCTCTGGCAGTCAGTCCCTCAGTGTTACAGTTACTGGGGTCCTTAGGGCGTGTTTTGCAAGTCAACAATCCACACAAAGCAGAAATACCCTGCTCTGGCTGATTGAGAATGCAAAGGCCCAATTCAGTGTGTTAAACAGCAGATTAAAGAGTCAGGCCAACTGAAAGGCCACAGCGCAACCCCAGACCCAGGAGTTAAGGACCCATGAATAACATGTAGAGACTCACACACAAAGGTACTGTGTTACTCACACCAGAGACGGGAATGTTGACGTCATGTCTCGCACGGGAATAGGTCAAGGTGTAAAACATGCTATGCCACGGTTGACTGAAACTTTTTATTACATGTTTGAAGTATGTCCACAAATATCTATACATGCAGCTCATTgttgaggatttttattttactCCAGACTACAGATGTGATAGCAGCATTACGGAGCTTTAATAATCTGATACATATTGTTATATCAGAAGTCTTTCCGCATGGGTGGTCTAGCTAGGCTAGAAGACACAGCATTGTCAGCTCTGGTAGTGATCACCATGGAGATGGGCTAGACTTGGGGAGCTATCCGGCTTACTGGAAACGTGGTTTATTGTTGACTTTCAAGGAAGGGGAGGGGGCCTGCTTGTGGGgtgaggggtgggaggggagcATGGTCTCTTACTTCCTGGTAGTATGGATGTTTGCTCAGCGGGGCATTCTCTCATTGTCAATGCATCACTATCACCTCTCACGTCAGGTGTGATGACTCGTGGGCAAGTCGTAAGGAGGTTGCACATATAATACATGCACCCTTCAAGAGCCCTTTCATTCACAACATTGGTAAACTATTTACATTACAAAGTGAGAAAATCTAAATATGATATGATAAAAATGCAAAGAAGGCATTTATCAATATTAATAAAAACAAGGTTATCacatatgaataacattccagtGGTACTATGGCGCAATAAGATTGTGTTTAACACTTGTCTATTTAGAGAATTGCAATACATTTTTAGCCAGGTgatatcaaatgttttttttttatcctcatGCTTTGTTTATCAACTAAGCTGCAGGTCTGGGAGACTGTTTTCCCTGTGGCCTCACCACAGCAGATAAAAAGCCTTATTTCCCAGACTTCATTAGCATCAGTGATATAAGTGTATTGTGGCATtactgaaataaaaatgtaaaatgttgtgCTTTGCTGCCCTCTTGTGTACTTTGAGAACGTCTCTCAAAAATGTACAGTTGCGTGCACCAGGACCcggtcgtcactagttaacacagccacaaagtaggaattatttttatttcacctttatttaaccaggtaggcaagttgagaacaagttctcatttacaactgctacctggccaagataaagcaaagcagttcgacacatacaacgacacagagttacacatggagtaaaacaaacatacagtcaataatacagtataaacaagtctatatacgatgtgagcaaatgaggtgtgataagggaggtaaaggcaaaaaaaggccatggtggcaaagtaaatacaatatagcaagtaaaacacgggaatggtagatttgcagtggaagaatgtgcaaagtagaaataaaaataatgggtgcaaaggagcaaaataaataaataaaatacagtagggaaagaggtagttgtttgggctaaattataggtgggctatgtacaggtgcagtaatctgtgagctgctctgacagttggtgcttaaagctagtgagggagataagtgtttccagtttgagagatttttgtagttcgttccagtcattggcagcagagaactggaaggagaggcggccaaagaaagaattggttttgggggtgagagagagagatatacctgctggagcgcgtgctacaggtgggtgatgctatggtgaccagcgagctgagataaggggggactctacctagcagggtcttgtagatgacatggagccagtgggtttggcgacgagtatgatgcgagggccagccaacgagagcgtacaggtcgcaatggtgggtagtatatggggcttttaTGGCTAACCCCCGTCGATTTCGACAATTTTTCTTGTTAAAATCAGATTTAAACCTAACCCCATGCCTAAcgctaaccttaaattaagaccaaaaaagaATGTtagtttaaatattttttttacgaTACAGACAGTTTTAACTTTGTGGCTGTCTTGTGGAAACCCTAGGGCGATTTGACAGCAGTCTACCTAGCAAATATGGCTGACCAAAACAAAACATCAGCTAAAGTAGAATTCCGCAATGAATTACTAAAGTAAGTGCACAGTTTAAACGCCGTGTCTTCGAATAGGCACCGGGTTAATCGTTTCTTACATAATAGTTTTTGTCAAATAAGTTAGCTAATTTAGTACAGTTTTGTTGTGAAATTCGAGCTGTTATAAACgtgttagcagctagctagctaacccatTCATAGACGCGAATGTTAACTGCTACGGACAACGCTAGCTAGGCAATCTGAATGTGGTTGTCTTGTCTTTATCAGCGCGGTCAAATATTTTTATGTTTTTCTAACCGAGCTAATTAAATGTAAGACCGGCATTTTTGGGTGGTGATTTCTTACCATATATAGTGCGAAAGACGTGTAGCCAGTGCTGACACCAATTGGAGAAGACAGAGTTAGTTCTTGCAACTTATTGTGCTTCTGATTCAATGACAGCCCATCTGAGCTGTTCGAAGCCCGCACGCGCAGCCACAAGATCCCGGTGCGCGGGCAGAAGGATTTCATTCCCACTGGGTGGGATCAGCAAAGGGATAGGCTTCAGCAGAGTTTGGACGAGCACTGGAATCTAGTATCTGAGGAGCGAGTGGAGAGGTTGTGAGTAATGGATGGAGGAACCAAGGACGACTAGAGTGACGGCTACTAGTAGAATTAGATACTGTATGTGTCATCAACATTAGACTGTTGGTGTGGTTAGATGATTATACCTAGTCCATATGTGTTTGCAGCTAAACAAACATTGGTATTACTGTGCTTTACAGCTGGTGGCGTGACTGACTCCTTGTATGTTTTTGTACCCAGGGGGAACCTGGTGAAGGCAGTGTGGATTTCCAGTGACATGATAGTGGAGCTGCAGTCACCAGCAGTGAGTAATGGTCCATCAGAGAGAGCGAAGGACCTTGTCATGACAAGCTCTCTGCCTCTGCTGATGTCTATTCGAACTCATCTAGAGCTCACCTCTCATTAACATTTAGTATAGGCTAATGTCTAAAGATTTCACATGAAAACTGACATTACATTCATTCTCTGTTCTGCTTTAGGGGAAGTTTTGGCAGACTATGGGGTTTTCTGCCCATGGTAAGCAATGTCTACATCCAGAAGAGGCTCTCTATCTAATGGAGTTTGTAAGTGCATGGGCTCAGCATTGCCAATAAACATATTAATCAGGGAATTTTTACCGCTCACACCATTCAGGTTATAATTATCCCTGGTTGGATTGTTGTTCACCTAATAAAGACATTTCCATTAGTTTGATACATGTGGAtccaaataagacaaaaaaagttTGTCATTTTTATCTTAGAATTTTTATCCCTTGTGATCCTCAAAATGAATAGGGAAACCTGCAAGTGTTCTACCAAGACCTGCCACTGTCCATCCAAGAGGGCTATGAGAGATTTCTATACTCGAAGACAATGAGTATACAGCATTACCAGGTATGAGAAAAGACAATATAATACAATTCCAGCAAGTCTAAACTTATGATTTGACCTAACGTGATGATTTTATTTCCTCTAAAGGTATTTGGCCATTTGAAGCGACTTGGTTATGTGGTGAACAGATTTGATCCCAGGTAATTGTCTCCCTCATGGGCATGAACTAGTCTAGATTCTAAGGCCATTCCTTTACTTTAACCTGAACCTTTTCCTTAGTTGCATGCAAGCAACTGTATTTATGATCTGAGGATTGGTGTTGTTCCCTGTAGTTCTGTACCATCGCAGTATGAGAGACAGTTGAACCTGCCCCAGTCCCGAGACAGATCAGGAAGACTTCTGAAGAGGAAACGCAGCCACAGCTCCACCTCCATGGTTTAATCACTCAGTCAACCCACACGCCTCAAAGCGATTACTGTCCAATGGGAAACCCTGCCTTTCTGCCTCTTCTAATGCGCTCTAGGCACACAGGAACACAGGAGGGCCCCACTTCTaagagaatggaggaggagaaagactgcaacagagaggaagaggacaagaATTCTGACTCTCTTTCAGCCCCAGACATTGACAAAATCCAGACAGCATCACACGTTGACCCCACCACTTCAACCGAGGGTGGCCAGGGCAGGAGCTGGTGGTCAAAGGAAGGCTCCCCAGACCCTGACTCTGAGCTGCCAGGTCAGCCCCAGAGCTCCCCTCGCTGGGACTTCAGCTCCATCCCCTTCCCAGACCTGGGCTCCAGATGTTGGCTCCCCAGCAGCCTGACCTCCCCAGACCCCTGCCTGCTGCCCAGGGCTGTGGGGTCAGTGGGGGCCTGCGATGTGGCCCCCTGGCTGCAGAGGCTCAACCTGCGGGAGGTGAGGATGTCCCGgcgtgagtgggagagagagcgggatagGGACCGGTACCGGAGGGACATCAACCAGGACAGAGAGGTACGACGTTGCAGGAACTGGGCGGAGTACCAGGAGCTACAGGAGAGAAGGATTCAACGGAGCCGCAGAGATAGGCCAGCACACCTGTGGGAGGGGCCGGTCACACCCCTACATGACCCTGCACAGGTCACTTCAACTGGTAAAACTAATCTGGACTTCATTGCTGTCAATGACAAGTTCATATAAGTTCCAATATCTGTTCACTCTCTGTGATTCATTGTTACATGAACTCATTATCCCATGTGGTTTACCAAAGTTGGATTACATTTTTCATAAGCAGCATCTTGAATGGTTAAATGTCTAAATGGTTTTGACTTTTCTTCCTTCTTGGATGCAGGTGAGCTGCTGGATAAAATCAGTGTGATCAAATCCACACGGCTGCTTGAGGGTGCATCCAGGTATTCCTCTTTAGGATCTTATCACGAACCCTGAAGTGAATTTAGGACATGCTAGGACATGCTAGGACATAGGACATGCTAGCTGAGTGTTCCATCCCGGTTAGTGGTAATTGTATCTCCCTGCTCATTCATCATACCATCTATTAAGATGAGTGAAATTACAGTTAACGAAAATGTACGCTTAATCCATTATAAACTAATGTATAGGATTTATTATACAGGAGACAAAATTCACTAATTCTACAGCTCAatggcagagtcatgtcttaagtgtaaaactaatttTTTGCATCTAAGTTTTTGTATATGGagtaaaaatgtataaataataagACGAGTGAAACCCTATACTGTGGGTTTGTTAAATATGATTAACATTATGTCCTAGGATGATATATACAATATGACGTAGAGGTGCCTGCCATAGAAACATATTACATCTATTTCTATGCTGCCTGCCTTGTTTGACTTTGGGCTTTGTCTTCTGTTTGAAAGGATCAGAGGAGTGGAGAATCTGTTTCAACATTTACCAATCCGACACGGTCGCTGAATTCAAGAAGAGCGCTCCTGGAAAACCCTATTCACGCATGTGTGTGCAGGTAAACATCCCAAAACTGGCAGGGGGTGTTTGCATACTTTATAATCAGTAAAAAGTAATACAtcaaaaaataatacaattttcAAAAGAGATGACACAAGACCACCTGCCATCAAAAGTAATCCTAAATGCACTATTATCAAATGCTACTGCACGCTGAATAATGTCTGCTGTCTTCTCCCAGTTTCGATGGTCCAGTGCCTGACTTGTGGACACTGAAATTGTTGGCTTTCCAGAGTGGGGATGTCCCGGTCACCTATGCAGTGGTGGACCACGGGGACATCTCCTTCTACTCCTTCAAGGACTTCCAGATACCCACAGATGTGTCCTTCTGAGGGCCTGACCACAGTAAACAGTCACACGCCCTGGTTTAACTACTGCACCATGCCAGGGCTGCCTGCGGTGGATCTGAAACTCTGCAACTGGAACTAATGCCAAAGAAATGAACGAAACGTAATTCTCTTAGTGAATTGATGAACTGCAGTCCTCACACTGTTTGATGCTGTAGTATGCCTTCCTCCTGTGTTGCAGACTTCTATTAGTGGCATATGATCGTCTGCATCTGATTGAAGGTAACCTACATTGTCACGTCTCCAAACAATGTCACCATGTCTTATACCAAGCATGGTTTTGTAACGCCTCTGAAAATTTTGAACCAAATTGGCTCGGTTTTCTTCTGCCTTTATCTCATCACCACCATTGGTTTTCTGgtattcatatactgtatcacgAGTGGCTTCACTATGTATGCACTTGGTATAGATGCGGTATGTGTAGATCATACGTATATTTCAGCCCTTTATTTTTGTCTATCTGCCCATATTTTTAGATCCAATCAGCTTTATTGACTGACCTTTTGTTGTTGTAACCTCACATGTTTAAGTTACCTGACTCCTGTTCTCTTGTTTTTTGTTTCAAATTGCTTGTAAACTCTACAGATACAGGCCACCATTTATCTTCACATtatgtctttgtggttgagttaTTGTTGCATTGTTCTCATGGTTCTTCCTAACAAAACCAATCCCCCCAAACCCAAGTAGTGCCTACCATACACTTCTGCCCATTACATAAAGAAAACAACCTTTATTCTACTTTTATGACATTCTGTCTGAAATCTATGGGACTAGTAAAGCCTGTATAATAACATTTTCTTTCCATTTCCTTTGTGTGGCCTAATCTGAAGATGTAAAGCACATACTCTTCTCTCTTATATCAGTCCATAAACTCAGTGGTGTTAAAACATTGAGATGAGGTTACTGACCACAACCTGCTCCTCTCAGCTCTAGCTTACCAGCAAACCCTGTCCATCAGTCCTTCTGTGATGTGCAGTACAATAAATACATTGGATCTCCACCCTTCAGGATCACATTGTCTCTAAGTCAATAGGTTAGGAGGAGATTTGATCCATAATAGAAGGACCCTTCCAAGTGCCTTTTGCAtccttttgatattttaagtagaacttgtgcaccaatattgcattttaaCAGCATGTTCTATTAAATTAAGTGCccttaatatagaccacatggagaattaaTTTAATATGAAGAAAGGCTTGCTAAGGTGCCAAAATTCAGCATCAACCCTGTGctacttctaggaagattttaacccactttaATCCCCAAATTGTTTTGTTGTTTCCACCATCGTtttaaagccctagttattttgttgctttgacgaAGTCATTGCTGAAGATTATGATTTATTTCATCTGATTTATTTCACATAACAGGTCAACCCTGTtgtgtgaactgaactctcatttttaatatggtgaaactattaaactattcctttttaaatatttttcaaaagaaacattgaacatataGTCAAatcagtgtaaaagcaggtgagctggttctactcttttttttgttgttttgttgttgttgccatcttttggtgttttgtggtggaaaactgagcgggtcgaacataacacgtcaaccctgttacccatagacaggCTAGACAATTTTTTACAATTTCatttttgtgaagcttgcatttaaTTGCTACTCCCTGTTTCACCAAACACACTTCCATTCCCGTCACATGGGGATTTATGGCTGTATGGTTACAGTCCACGTTGTTACTTTATTTAGCCTTTAATAAGAACTTACTCTAGTAATTTATTTAACTTGTTTAGATGAGAAAACAtgttttatgaagttgaacatgtgctctttatgacagattGCTAAAAGGAGGTGAAATCAACAAAATAATTTGACTAAGTTAAACTTCTCAAATGGCACTGAATTTATGGAATGACCCAGAAGGTTTTGGCTTGAACACTCTGTACCTCTGACAATGGCCCTGAGTAAAGTCAACTAGCCATGTGATTGGGCCACACTCACAATGTTCTCCAACACATAAAACACAGCCCTCTCCCACTTGGACACCATTCTGCTGGACCTGTGAGCGTAAACATACAGCAATGAGCACTCTGTGGCTTCTGTGTTCACTCGCTCTAGTGGGTGAGTTCTCATTTTTGATTTCTCTCAGCTCCTCTTTCTCCTTGTTTGTCTTTGGCTTCtaagaaaataatattttttttggcACATTATTGAAAATGGAACTTGTTTATGAGTCCCATATTCTACCACGTACGGATAACCCATCCACTGTACCACCATTTGTATCAGTTGTGATTCATGCCTTCTGTATTCTAAGATAGGGTTTACTCTCCTAAGCAGGTGGCGTCTCCACTATGGTGGACTGTTCCTATCATCGTCTTCAGGAACACTTGGGTCTGTCACAGAAAAATGAAAGTACAACAGGTCTGCGGCCTGTGGTGTACTGGACCAatggcaaccattggttgatgcaatgtAGTTGGTCTGGAACAAGACCTATGTTTGGTGCAACACTTGGAGGATCATCCATATAAGTTGTCTTACAGGAGACACACATGCTGCGTGTATAAGGAGAGAAGTATTTCCATTTTTTTCAGTAATATATGTATTATGACTACGTaatctatacagtgccttcagaaagtattcacaccccttgactttctacattttattgtgttacaaagtggaattaaaatggatttgtcatttttttttgtcaacaatctacacaaaatactctgtcagtGGAAGAACAATTCTAATATTGGTAAAAACTTTGAGAAagaaaacactaatatatcttggtTAGATacatattcaaccccctgagtttagaatcacctttggcagcgattacagctgtgagtctttcttggtAAGTCTAAGAGGTTTCCACGCCTGGATTGTGCAAAATTAGCcaatttattattttcaaaatctttcaagctctgtcaaatgagttgttgaccattgctagacaaccattttcaggtgttgccatagattttaaagtagatttcagtcaaaactgtaactcagccactcagccaGTGTCttcttggccttgtgttttaggttattgttctgctgaaaggtgaattcatctcccagtgtctggtggaaagctgactgaaccagattttcctccaggattttgcttgtgcctagctccattctgtttattttttcatcctgaaaaactccccagtttttaatgactacaagcataccaataacatgatgcagccactgctatgcttgaaaatatggagagtggtactcagtaatgtattggatttgccccaaacataacgctttgtattcaggacaaaaagtgaattgctttgccacatggtTTGCAGTTCTATTTTAGTGCTTTGTTgcaaatccctgagcggtttccttgcTCTCCGGCAATtgagttagaaaggacgcctgtatctttgtagtgactgggtgtattaatacacaaTCCAAACTTtaattattaacttcaccatgctcaagggATATTCAATCTCTGCTTTTGAAAAAAATgtctacccatctaccaataggtgcccttctttgggaGGTGTTTGAAAACCTCCCTGTTCTTtcagtttgttttatttttacagggaga containing:
- the LOC112235035 gene encoding LOW QUALITY PROTEIN: tRNA-splicing endonuclease subunit Sen54-like (The sequence of the model RefSeq protein was modified relative to this genomic sequence to represent the inferred CDS: deleted 2 bases in 1 codon; substituted 1 base at 1 genomic stop codon), producing the protein MADQNKTSAKVEFRNELLNPSELFEARTRSHKIPVRGQKDFIPTGWDQQRDRLQQSLDEHWNLVSEERVERLGNLVKAVWISSDMIVELQSPAGKFWQTMGFSAHGKQCLHPEEALYLMEFGNLQVFYQDLPLSIQEGYERFLYSKTMSIQHYQVFGHLKRLGYVVNRFDPSSVPSQYERQLNLPQSRDRSGRLLKRKRSHSSTSMVXTQSTHTPQSDYCPMGNPAFLPLLMRSRHTGTQEGPTSKRMEEEKDCNREEEDKNSDSLSAPDIDKIQTASHVDPTTSTEGGQGRSWWSKEGSPDPDSELPGQPQSSPRWDFSSIPFPDLGSRCWLPSSLTSPDPCLLPRAVGSVGACDVAPWLQRLNLREVRMSRREWERERDRDRYRRDINQDREVRRCRNWAEYQELQERRIQRSRRDRPAHLWEGPVTPLHDPAQVTSTGELLDKISVIKSTRLLEGASSFCIWRSEEWRICFNIYQSDTVAEFKKSAPGKPYSRMCVFDGPVPDLWTLKLLAFQSGDVPVTYAVVDHGDISFYSFKDFQIPTDVSF